From Gossypium raimondii isolate GPD5lz chromosome 11, ASM2569854v1, whole genome shotgun sequence:
acagcccctatggagacgataactctttaCTTACTACTTATACGACTGTCTACACTTGCATGTAATCATACGACACATTACTCATTATTGAAGATATCAATAACAAAGAAGCAAGAAACTTTTACACAATTTTCACTTGCACTCTAAACAAtctagaaatcaaagaaatgaTTTTATCTTCAACAATCCCTCAACCCAATACGAGAGGTAAAAAGGCTTAATGACCTCTGCAATTCAATATTGCATTCATTTGACAATAATACAAACCAAAAGATCTCTATATTGTGACTCCCCCCTCGCACACTGATATGGGACATGGCAATACTTGTTGGAGACATAGTTTTCATAtatgcaaaaataataataacaaccaAAAGATCTCTCTAATCtctctcaaattttaatttgagcAAACTAgtccctttaaaaattttagagcAATTTAACCCTTgccaattttgaaagtgaacaattaaggacaattaatcatgacgttaaatgtttttaaacaATTGCGCATAATtgtgattggtataataataaatttagctctcgatgtttacaaattttgttaatttggtcttgattctaaaaaaaaaaacaacaaatttagccttagCATTTCCAcctttacaaaaatattataggctaaatttattaaattatgaccAAATGAATAGATGtgtaaattatgagaaatttgttattataacaatcaaatttatgtaaaattgatgaaaaatattgACGATGTGATTAAAAATCCATAATtgctcatttttaaaattgacagaaattaaattgctccgtttttttagagaaatcaatttaatcaatatcaaaattgaaagggaTTGAAGGAATTTTTTACCTGCCAAAATTCTCATACTTTTACTCTCTTTCATCCTGTTAAATGAACAAGTATGACATCTTGTAAGTTAACCAACATCCAAAGCTTGGCAATTTGTAGGTGGGATGGAAACTCGTTTCGACACTACAAGAGTCACAATCCCTTCTCAACATGATTAAGCTAGTCCAAGATTGCCGCTATCATTGACATCTCAAAAAGGaggcaaaaataaataaataaacctacACCTCTTGTTTCAATATCACCTTCGATTGGCCATAATCTGCTTGTCTTTCTTCTTTCGgtttttaccaaaaaattactgaaaatagCATTATTGATGTGAGAAAGTCATCAAATATATACTTTGATTAAGTTAGAGTAGTTTTATATCactagcaaaaataaaaacagtggttgaatcaaaaattaaaaactgaTGAGATGATGGTTCGAAATAAGGGTTAGACTAATTGACTCGCGAACTAATACAAATCgaattaaaaatctaattaattttttttataaatttttataatttatttaattaaacttaataaatcaaaccaatcaaaaaaatttaactaccTATACTGAAATCTCGGAGTAAAATGGAATCTATAAGAaagaagaataataaaaatgaaagttgATAAGTGTACACGTGTCACCAGTGGGCGTTGAAAGCACTGTAATTCCGGTTTCCACATCCTCCAACAAATAAGAACTTTCTTCCGGTTATTTACAACGTGGCGAGCTGACGTGCTGAAAGCTCATTGGCTAGCACACGTAGCTCCCTCTGAGACGAGGGTTTTTGTAGTCTTCTCTATACTTTCTCTCCACTCCAGAGGTTTCTTCTCCGACAGAGAGATTTAATCAATCTGAGCGATAGAGGAAAATCACGAATTCCTGAAAATAAATACAATGCATAGATCGCGATCTCCATTGCTAATAGCTTTATCATTTCTCTTCACATCCTTCCCCATCTCTAACGCTCTTTACGGGCCGTCGTCGCCGGTGGTTCAGCTCACTCCATCTAATTTCAAGTCCAAGGTAAACCTTTCATCATTTGCCGttgattagaaaaaaaatatgtcCAAGAACAGAATCGAAAAGAATAAGGAGGATCTAAATTTCTGTTAAGTTATATGAAATGCATCTTTCTGTTGGATCACAATTGAAGAAATTAAATACGATTAGAAATGAGTTAGTTCTTTGGAATTTTGTCacttaactatttttttttttataaaaggcctttattttgttttgattttgaagtGTTAAGTTTACTAGTTAATTTAGAAATGGGTCATTTATCAAGCTTAGATGAACggtttaatgtattttaattgcATTAAACATTCAGGTTTCTACACCTTACAATTTTGTTTGAGTTTAAGCAATGATTTCAGTTTACGTTATTCAATACTCTTGCTTAAATTCCGTATCGGGGATACAAATGGACCATAGCATTTTCATTGCATGATGAAACATCTCTTCATTGATCTGACTTTCGCTTATTATTTTAGTAAGTCAAGAAGGGTAAGAGACAAGCATATCGAGGAGAATAGCTTATTGAGTCTTTTTTAATTGTGGCAGGTTTTAAATTCTAACGGAGTTGTTTTGGTTGAGTTCTTCGCGCCTTGGTGTGGCCATTGCCAAGCTTTAACACCTACATGGGAGAAAGCCGCCAATGTCTTGAAAGGTGTCGCTACAGTGGCAGCCCTCGATGCTGATGCTCATAAGTCTCTTGCCCAGGTTTGGAGAATTCAAATCTATCAGCCACACCTTTTCAAAAATCTGAGATGTAATCTAGGTTCTATTTTGTTGGTGTGCTGATTGTTGTTCAACTAGCAGGAATAGTTTCCTTACGTTTCATTGTGCTGTGTAAATTTATAGGCTTTATCCCATTATGTACAGGATTGTCATTTACGCACAATGTCTTGCGGCTGACTGGAAATTCTTTTGTTCTCTGTTAATTTTATGAGCTTATAAAGCCTTGTGATTGCCACACAGGAATACGGGATTAGAGGATTTCCTACAATAAAAGTGTTCGCCCCTGGAAAGCCACCTGTAGATTATCAGGGAGCTAGAGATGTCAAACCTATTGCCGAATTTGCCCTCAAGCAGGTTTGTTACAGTATGTTGATTGATTGAAGTATCAAGATTTTATTAGATCATGATGTTGTTATCAAGTACTGAATCTGTTTCCATGTTAAAATTCATTTCTTACTTTTTAGGCCACTGTATATCGAGTAAGATTGGAGTGATCttgtagttttaattaatatgcATATGTTGTGAATAGGGAAGATTATTTGCATGTCATGTGCTTTGCAACTGCTACAAATGCCATTTTTTTAGGACGTGTATTTGCAATGGACATAGTGATATTATAGATTCTAACATTAGGAAAATTGAACAAATCCTTTCTCACTTCTCTGGCACATTCCAATTCCTACAGAATCTGATCCCAAGCAATATGAGACCATACTACATTGGTAAAGTTGTCTTTATGTAACTGAAGTAGATGCCATACATGGACATGGACCTGATAACTGTCAAAAATTGTCTCTCATGGCCTTATTTCTCTATCAGTTAGGATTCCtcattatttatgaatttgataagtcatttttaaaatttgaaattgaagtgTATCAGTTTTATACTAAAACATTCTTTCTAAGACTTGAGCTGAATCATTGCAAACTTTTGTGAATTGTACAGGTAAAGGCACTTTTGAAAGACCGTCTCGCTGGGAAAGCATCTGGAGGATCAAGTGAGAAATCTGAGCCTAGTGCATCAGTAGAATTGAATTCCCGCAACTTTGATGAATTGGTGCTCAAAAGTAAAGAACTTTGGATTGTGGAGTTTTTCGCTCCTTGGTAAGCTTGCTTAATTTTAGTAACACTCATCAAGAAATGGTGCTTCACTAGTATCACTGTAGATTCATGTACATGAAACTGTTAAATGCTGTTTATGTTTCTTATGAtgacatgttttaattttgtgtttcgTATGAGAATTGAACTGATAATGGATGATTTTTAGGTAGGCATTTAGGACCTTTAACGAATAAGAATAAATCAGATCTTCAAAGCTTCATGATATTATTGTGCAGCTATATTGTTACTGAAGAAGTTAAAGAATATGTTCAAAATAGCcttagattttaagttaattcAAGAATATGATATAGTGACCTTTTTGGAAGAtattgtgtgtgtgtgtgtgtgtgtgtaacTTTTTAAATGTTCTCTAGAAAATATGATACTGAACTTACTAAAGACCAGTGCTCCAACTGATGAAAGCAATCAATATGCTTTTGTCCTACATGAAATCTGTATATATCTCTAAAGAAGTAAATTTTGATATAGAAAACATGCTTCTGCAGAGGATATCATATATGAGACTAAATCGATCTCAATGCAGTCATCTATGTTACATAAAATTTTGCACATAACCTAATGCTTGCTAACATAGTAAGTTTCTAGTTCTTATCTTCTCATTTTGATGATTAATACCTTGTAAGTACTTCTGTAAAGGTGTGGACACTGTAAAAGACTTGCTCCTGAGTGGAAGAGGGCTGCTAATAACTTGAAGGGGAAGGTGAAGCTTGGTCATGTTGACTGCGATTCTGAGAAGGTAATTTGCTTGTGTTGTCAAACTTGATATTGCGAGGCATCTGCCTTCTGAGAATGTTTCCATACCTAGAAATCACTTTATGAAATCTTATTAGAACGGAATAAGATGCTTTTCTATTTTGGACATCACTTTTCCAttccaaataaatatttttcaaattagagAAGCaagttttccttcttttttatatatatttatattggaACTTTTGGatgtatttgttttatattattggTTTAATAATGGGATGTGTGGTTTGCAGTCTCTCATGAGCAGGTTCA
This genomic window contains:
- the LOC105803449 gene encoding protein disulfide-isomerase like 2-2; amino-acid sequence: MHRSRSPLLIALSFLFTSFPISNALYGPSSPVVQLTPSNFKSKVLNSNGVVLVEFFAPWCGHCQALTPTWEKAANVLKGVATVAALDADAHKSLAQEYGIRGFPTIKVFAPGKPPVDYQGARDVKPIAEFALKQVKALLKDRLAGKASGGSSEKSEPSASVELNSRNFDELVLKSKELWIVEFFAPWCGHCKRLAPEWKRAANNLKGKVKLGHVDCDSEKSLMSRFNVQGFPTILVFGADKDSPVPYEGARTASAIESFALEQLETNVGPAEVTELTGPDVMEEKCSSAAICFVAFLPDILDSKAEGRNKYLDMLLSVAEKFKRSPYSYVWAAAGKQPDLENRVGVGGYGYPALVALNVKKGAYAPLISAFELEHIIEFVKEAGRGGKGNLPLEGTPEIAKTEAWDGKDGEIKEEDEFSLEELMGDFTASKDEL